AGTAAAGCTTGTGCTAAGGACAGTCCATTGAATAGAGGGGAACAGGAATTACGTGAGTTTTGACTGTCAAAAGCCGTCTGGGCGCGTTTTGGGAATCACAGTGTTCCATGGCATCTCGTGCTGACTGAATTATTTCTTGTATAGCTGCCGCCGACACGTTCATCAACGCTCATGGAGCCGCCATGGATATCTGTCAACATCCTTCGTACATGGAGAACCACGGGATGTTATTGGAAGAGCACAACTCGGAAACGCACCCTAAACCACATACGAAACTTTATCCTATCCTGGTACCTTCCAAAACTATGTTGAATGGTGATATACCAGTTACGCCGATAGGCCGAGATGGGAGGAGAGACGATGTTGGACCTGATCCAGAGTGGAGTAGGAAGAGTGGAAAGTTGTATTGGGTGAGTTATCTCTCACTATATGACACAAAAGTTCGGCTGGGCTGACATATAACTTGGTGCGGTTTGATGTATGTAGAGAGGTCTAGCAACGGGATTAAAtcatgataagaagaaaggatcCAAATGGCGTCAATCACACAGGGAGAGATTACACTTCCTAGCCAACGATAAATCAGATTCTTACACCGAGGTATTAGCTCCAGTCGGTTCCACTGGAGAAGCTGAGTTATCGAGATTGCCCCTAAAGGAATTAGGCGAATATTATATGGATGTGAAACTTGCTGGAGGACATTGGCAGTGCgattgggatgatgggacttgcgatgagatggagaaggaaattgaatttgCAGGGAAGGATAATGCGGAGAGAAGTAATGATTTCAAATATGTctttgatgtgagtgatgattaTGATCTTTGTAATGGGGGTAAGGGGAATAGGGAAAGGGGACGTAGAAGGGTCGAAAAGTGTTCCGACCGTGTTCGGTGATTGATCGGATAATCAGTTTATTGAATGATTAGTGAAAGGGTCGATAGGAGGGTGGGAAGGGCGGAGAGGCAAGACGAGGTACTGATGTTCCTTTAACTCTACAGACCGATGGGAACGCTTGGTCATCACGATTCCCTCGATTGATGGCTAGTAACAAGTGAGCAGATGTTCATCGCTTTTAAATTAAAGAAACGTGTATCTGACCGTATTTTCTCTTTTAGCGTTGTGGTCAAAGCAACTGTCTTCCCAGAATGGAGTACGTTAAGCTTTGTCCTCTGTTTACTTGAAAAGTCATGACCAGAAAAaggtagctgatgatgttttcgTCTGATAGACACCAAGTCGTTACCCGAATGGTACGCTTACGTCCCATCCAAGATGGATTACTCGGATTTGTTCTCGATTATGTCATTGTGAGTAATCGAGATCAGCTGCTATCTTCAGGGCGTGAAGCAGGAAGCTGATGAGGCGATTGTCATACTTAGCTTCCGAGGTACACCTTCGGGACGAGGTGCGCACGACGAAGTAGCTAGGAGAATAGCGTTGAACGGACAGTGTTGGGTCGAAAGGAGTAAGTTTGCCTCCGCATGTACCTGTGATGAAGTAGTCTTTGTGTCATATGATTATTTCTGACAATCCGTTCGCCCTACATAGCatggaggagagaagatcTACAAGCATACATGTTCAGGCTGTACCTTGAATATGCGAGGTTGGTCTCACTCGATAGAGATAACGGtaagatggtgagtcattatcattcttcGCCGTTGATGGTCAGCAACGTATTTGATGGCTGACAAATGGATTTGTCGGGATCTAGGATTTCATATTACCTGGACAACATTCCAATACGCACCCGGTCGTAGCGGATAAAGCGGGAGAAGCACATGTACCTGTAGCTGCCCAGGTGGTACCTCCGATGGTGGACGAGTAGATCAACGCATGAAGACACTATGACTCGGGTACGATATGGCAAAACGGAGGGAGGTAACTTGGAGACAAGACACAAACCCAAGTCCGAAGTTCCGAGGGTGTTTACATGCCCTCTGAATAGCATATAGCATATATATTCAGTTTATCTTCGTTTCGGTTTtatatacatacattcaGTGGAAGGAAGTTGCATTGAATCGCATAGATCATCAGACGGaaaaaggaagggaagggaatgGAGGTATGAAGGACTTTAGTTCATGTTTATCACGTCAATCATACAGTGTTTTAGATAGATAAATTCTCTGGTTCACACAAACCC
The nucleotide sequence above comes from Kwoniella europaea PYCC6329 chromosome 1, complete sequence. Encoded proteins:
- a CDS encoding beta-1,2-xylosyltransferase 1, producing the protein MALNFPFPSPLNLPIPRRFVILILSGTILVLFLHTFAPSTLPPALTPNLPHHEPDASYFSPSKWLPPILNPNTPSRPVEFDEDGQCLFLSPYDALSPNEKKRAEMLVLESVSPGIVKSHKPPSEGNDYDPDFDDEFSALSNETKSQPSGLTHPILGLLREGEMKWNSMLARQSQSLEQAVKVYKDKWNRNPPKGFDEWWHFAENNNVLLPDEYDAIMDSLLPFYGLPIKTLQERLEETEKIQETFTLIVHDGKVELQWNDDYSRDTWWASRPRADSQINLLEPFIKHIGAFRATFTIHDQPSILLDHARQEELINAAKSGKISNHPNENDRFEQDWSKACAKDSPLNRGEQELPAADTFINAHGAAMDICQHPSYMENHGMLLEEHNSETHPKPHTKLYPILVPSKTMLNGDIPVTPIGRDGRRDDVGPDPEWSRKSGKLYWRGLATGLNHDKKKGSKWRQSHRERLHFLANDKSDSYTEVLAPVGSTGEAELSRLPLKELGEYYMDVKLAGGHWQCDWDDGTCDEMEKEIEFAGKDNAERSNDFKYVFDTDGNAWSSRFPRLMASNNVVVKATVFPEWNTKSLPEWYAYVPSKMDYSDLFSIMSFFRGTPSGRGAHDEVARRIALNGQCWVERTWRREDLQAYMFRLYLEYARLVSLDRDNGKMDFILPGQHSNTHPVVADKAGEAHVPVAAQVVPPMVDE